Proteins encoded together in one Plutella xylostella chromosome 17, ilPluXylo3.1, whole genome shotgun sequence window:
- the LOC119693030 gene encoding uncharacterized protein LOC119693030: MASSDSDSSVICDIKLKTLIKKRGVVKGKLTLFKKYLSKLTSASLTADQLIDLELRTTRIINVFKEFEIIQDKIETLSEELKDHLEERETFENTYFECVSLSKGYLAQVASPGASTSPEGQVREVTEPREHDSIKYPDIKLPTYNGQVTDWIEFRDTFDALVNQTSLKPIQKFKYLKGCLTDSALEVVSSLEFAEESHALAWQLLCERYNNPKTLVYSHLRALFNIDPVPNTATALRSLNDNISKHLRILRSVKVPTNDWDLLIIFFLTSKLDRILQTKWEEKMNSRELPNLQDFKSFLRSQADLREAVSQTEPATRGLPAAREAMERTRWRSSKGPALLEGTVVLVREERLPPCQWRLGRIVSCCQGRDGVARVAEIQTARGIIKRSFNNICPLPIEAIN; encoded by the exons atggcTTCATCTGATAGTGATTCTTCAGTTATTTGTGatataaagttaaaaactCTAATTAAAAAACGAGGAGTAGTGAAGggaaaattaactttgttcaaaaagtatttatCGAAACTCACATCTGCATCGCTAACTGCTGATCAGTTAATCGATTTAGAGCTACGTACAACTagaataataaatgttttcaagGAATTCGAAATTATTCAAGATAAAATTGAGACTCTGAGCGAGGAGCTCAAGGATCATTTGGAGGAGAGAGAGACGTTTGAGAACACTTATTTTGAATGTGTGTCCTTAAGCAAGGGTTATTTAGCGCAGGTGGCTAGTCCAGGCGCCTCCACATCACCTGAGGGTCAAGTTCGCGAGGTTACCGAGCCACGTGAGCATGATTCCATTAAATATCCTGATATTAAATTGCCGACATATAATGGTCAGGTTACAGACTGGATTGAATTTCGAGACACATTTGACGCACTTGTCAATCAAACCAGTCTAAAACCAAtccaaaaatttaaataccttaaGGGTTGTTTAACTGATAGCGCGCTGGAAGTAGTCAGTTCATTGGAGTTCGCCGAGGAAAGCCACGCCCTAGCATGGCAACTACTTTGCGAAAGGTATAATAATCCCAAGACCCTTGTGTATAGTCATTTGAGAGCTCTGTTTAATATCGATCCTGTTCCAAATACAGCCACCGCCCTTAGATCACTAAATGATAATATTTCTAAACATTTACGCATTCTCAGATCAGTAAAGGTACCTACCAACGATTGGGatctattaataatatttttcctcaCTTCCAAACTCGATAGGATATTGCAAACCAAGTGGGAGGAAAAAATGAATTCCCGTGAATTGCCTAACTTACAGGACTTCAAGTCGTTCCTGCGAAGTCAAGCTGATCTGAGGGAGGCCGTGAGTCAAACCGAACCAGCTACCCGCGGACTCCCGGCGGCGCGAGAGGCTATG GAACGCACAAGATGGCGAAGTTCCAAGGGCCCAGCTCTTCTCGAAGGAACCGTGGTGCTGGTGCGGGAGGAGCGTCTGCCGCCCTGCCAGTGGAGGCTGGGGCGCATCGTCAGCTGTTGCCAAGGTCGAGACGGCGTCGCGCGGGTAGCCGAGATCCAGACAGCTAGAGGAATCATCAAGCGATCCTTCAATAATATATGCCCGCTACCGATCGAAGCTATAAACTAG